One region of Motilibacter aurantiacus genomic DNA includes:
- a CDS encoding sugar phosphate isomerase/epimerase family protein has product MSKLNRRNFLGLAGASAIGVAATPLLGAGTANAAMSVSKLNTPSQSIGLQLYSVRNLISGTGAVGFAATFEELARIGFNEVEFAGYTQGNVGAITTAQIKGLLDGNGLKAIGSHISWNNLTNPSLNTLEFERAVELGMPFIGTANDFPGTTVAAIQAGAALFAAAQVKAATYGLRIYQHNHANEFMFTDDAPSRRRYEIFIEAVQAAGGWAAGAFLEMDILWAYGGARKYAVPGGSNNRGVPLPGGAFGFDPADWVAANPERYVLFHTKDGLPNTDPAQGNSYTPAEFGAGTIDFRSFFKKVGAKTEHHPLWEHDNAPSTPAVLGGAMGAAERSFDAMFATRTLTWLDELAALVARLVADGRVKAAVGDDLLGRVNNAIKRYEGGHEESAIGYLGQFIAKVNNQVKGDADAKAVLMGDAQIILDWLQQSEDKENGVV; this is encoded by the coding sequence ATGAGCAAGCTCAACCGCCGGAACTTCCTCGGCCTGGCCGGGGCTTCCGCCATCGGCGTCGCGGCCACCCCGCTCCTCGGCGCGGGCACGGCCAACGCCGCCATGAGCGTCTCGAAGCTCAACACGCCCTCGCAGAGCATCGGCCTGCAGCTGTACAGCGTCCGCAACCTCATCAGCGGCACCGGCGCGGTCGGCTTCGCCGCCACCTTCGAGGAGCTGGCCCGCATCGGCTTCAACGAGGTCGAGTTCGCCGGTTACACCCAGGGCAACGTCGGCGCGATCACCACCGCGCAGATCAAGGGCCTGCTGGACGGCAACGGCCTCAAGGCCATCGGCTCGCACATCAGCTGGAACAACCTCACCAACCCCTCGCTCAACACGCTCGAGTTCGAGCGGGCCGTCGAGCTCGGCATGCCGTTCATCGGCACCGCCAACGACTTCCCCGGCACCACGGTGGCGGCCATCCAGGCCGGGGCCGCGCTGTTCGCCGCGGCTCAGGTGAAGGCCGCGACCTACGGGCTGCGCATCTACCAGCACAACCACGCCAACGAGTTCATGTTCACCGACGACGCCCCGAGCCGCCGCCGCTACGAAATCTTCATCGAGGCCGTGCAGGCCGCGGGCGGCTGGGCTGCGGGCGCGTTCCTCGAGATGGACATCCTGTGGGCGTACGGCGGCGCCCGCAAGTACGCGGTCCCCGGCGGCAGCAACAACCGCGGCGTCCCGCTGCCCGGCGGGGCGTTCGGCTTCGACCCGGCCGACTGGGTCGCCGCCAACCCCGAGCGCTACGTCCTGTTCCACACCAAGGACGGCCTGCCCAACACGGACCCCGCGCAGGGCAACTCCTACACGCCCGCCGAGTTCGGCGCCGGCACGATCGACTTCCGCTCCTTCTTCAAGAAGGTCGGCGCGAAGACCGAGCACCACCCGCTGTGGGAGCACGACAACGCGCCCAGCACCCCGGCCGTCCTCGGTGGCGCCATGGGCGCCGCGGAGCGCAGCTTCGACGCGATGTTCGCCACCCGGACGCTCACGTGGCTCGACGAGCTCGCCGCCCTGGTCGCGCGCCTGGTCGCGGACGGCCGCGTCAAGGCCGCTGTCGGGGACGACCTGCTCGGCCGCGTGAACAACGCGATCAAGCGCTACGAGGGCGGGCACGAGGAGTCGGCGATCGGCTACCTCGGCCAGTTCATCGCGAAGGTCAACAACCAGGTGAAGGGCGACGCCGACGCCAAGGCCGTCCTCATGGGCGACGCGCAGATCATCCTCGACTGGCTGCAGCAGTCCGAGGACAAGGAGAACGGCGTCGTCTGA
- a CDS encoding PP2C family protein-serine/threonine phosphatase, translating into MSRQARGPRIQGLAAGLAAVAVVIGADVVQGPGLQYLGVLTVAPFVTAIFAAPVDVLAVGLATLLSSQAFYEAQRTASSSGQAGRLGFVVAATFTAALAATVRQLNDRRLREITDIAEAAQAAILRPPPERSGALRFAARYRSATASASVGGDFYDVLATPYGVRLIVGDVRGKGLDAVRLASAVLGSFREAVFTAGSDLARVARIVSDSTARSMAIEDFVTAVLVELDDEGRGWLVNCGHPAPLRLTSTGEVRVLEPHPPQPPLGLVTAPVGEEVALAPGERLLLFTDGLVEARDSSGRFFDLEQAVRRIGARRSREDALDALLDAVDAHSNGARGDDTAVLLVEHVGVGSDVDVVTLHAD; encoded by the coding sequence GTGTCGAGGCAGGCACGGGGGCCGCGCATCCAGGGCCTGGCGGCCGGCCTCGCGGCCGTCGCCGTCGTCATCGGGGCCGACGTCGTGCAGGGGCCGGGGCTGCAGTACCTCGGCGTCCTCACCGTGGCGCCGTTCGTCACCGCGATCTTCGCGGCCCCCGTCGACGTGCTCGCCGTCGGCCTGGCCACCCTCCTGTCGAGCCAGGCGTTCTACGAGGCGCAGCGGACCGCGAGCAGCAGCGGGCAGGCCGGCCGGCTCGGCTTCGTCGTCGCCGCGACGTTCACCGCCGCGCTGGCCGCGACCGTCCGCCAGCTCAACGACCGGCGCCTGCGCGAGATCACCGACATCGCAGAAGCCGCCCAGGCCGCGATCCTGCGCCCCCCTCCGGAGCGCTCCGGGGCGCTCCGGTTCGCGGCGCGCTACCGGTCCGCGACGGCCTCGGCCAGCGTCGGGGGCGACTTCTACGACGTGCTCGCCACGCCGTACGGCGTCCGGCTGATCGTGGGGGACGTCCGGGGCAAGGGGCTCGACGCCGTACGCCTGGCCAGCGCCGTGCTCGGCAGCTTCCGGGAGGCCGTCTTCACCGCAGGGTCGGACCTGGCCCGGGTGGCGCGCATCGTCAGCGACAGCACCGCCCGCTCGATGGCGATCGAGGACTTCGTCACGGCCGTCCTCGTGGAGCTCGACGACGAGGGGCGCGGGTGGCTGGTCAACTGTGGCCACCCAGCGCCCCTGCGCCTGACGTCCACGGGGGAGGTGCGGGTGCTGGAGCCCCACCCTCCGCAGCCCCCGCTCGGGCTCGTGACCGCGCCGGTCGGCGAGGAGGTCGCGCTGGCACCGGGGGAGCGGCTGCTGCTGTTCACCGACGGGCTCGTCGAGGCCCGGGACTCCTCCGGGCGGTTCTTCGACCTGGAGCAGGCGGTGCGCCGGATCGGCGCGCGCCGTTCGCGGGAGGACGCGCTGGACGCCCTGCTCGACGCCGTGGACGCACACAGCAACGGGGCACGCGGCGACGACACCGCAGTGCTCCTGGTCGAGCACGTGGGTGTCGGGTCCGACGTGGACGTCGTCACCCTGCACGCTGATTGA
- a CDS encoding sugar phosphate isomerase/epimerase family protein, producing MGQNISRRGFLGTAGGAAIGVAGLSMAGPLAGRAGAAMAVAAKDTPSPSLGLQLFSVRNAISSLGFAVVFETLAQQGYKEVEFAGYTSPASPGITIPQLRQLLDDNGLKAIGSHISLNNLLNAGVREQQYEIAVQLGMPYIGTANDIPGQTVAEIQAGADRFNAAADVAATYGLRIYQHNHANEFAFTADQPNVRRYTPFINRIDWSRNVFLEMDILWAYGGARKYAQPGGTNGLPLPNGAFGFDPANWVAANPERYRLFHAKDGTPNADPASGNSFTPSEFGAGTIDFRSFFAKVGARYENHPLWEQDNAPNTPAELGGVFGASRRSYLGMFETRTLTWLDEMHALVGRMVLNRQLTASVGAGLQDRLDRAISRYQDGHEESAMGYLGQFVAKVGNQVRGFSASKAMLLSNADMIMGWLQESEDRELGG from the coding sequence ATGGGTCAGAACATCAGTCGGCGCGGCTTCCTGGGCACCGCCGGCGGGGCGGCGATCGGCGTCGCGGGGCTGTCGATGGCAGGGCCGCTCGCCGGGCGCGCCGGGGCGGCGATGGCCGTGGCCGCCAAGGACACCCCGTCGCCGAGCCTCGGGTTGCAGCTGTTCAGCGTGCGCAACGCGATCAGCTCGTTGGGCTTCGCAGTCGTGTTCGAGACGCTGGCGCAGCAGGGCTACAAGGAGGTGGAGTTCGCGGGCTACACCTCGCCCGCGTCCCCCGGCATCACGATCCCGCAGCTGCGCCAGTTGCTGGACGACAACGGGCTCAAGGCCATCGGCTCCCACATCAGCCTCAACAACCTGCTCAACGCCGGCGTCCGCGAGCAGCAGTACGAGATCGCGGTGCAGCTGGGCATGCCCTACATCGGCACCGCCAACGACATCCCCGGGCAGACGGTCGCCGAGATCCAGGCCGGCGCCGACCGCTTCAACGCCGCCGCTGACGTGGCCGCGACGTACGGTCTGCGGATCTACCAGCACAACCACGCCAACGAGTTCGCCTTCACCGCGGACCAGCCGAACGTGCGGCGCTACACGCCGTTCATCAACCGCATCGACTGGAGCAGGAACGTCTTCCTCGAGATGGACATCCTCTGGGCGTACGGCGGTGCGCGCAAGTACGCGCAGCCCGGGGGCACGAACGGCCTGCCGCTGCCGAACGGAGCGTTCGGCTTCGACCCCGCGAACTGGGTCGCCGCCAACCCCGAGCGCTACCGGCTGTTCCACGCCAAGGACGGGACGCCGAACGCCGACCCCGCGAGCGGCAACTCGTTCACACCGAGCGAGTTCGGCGCCGGGACGATCGACTTTCGGTCGTTCTTCGCCAAGGTCGGTGCCCGCTACGAGAACCACCCGCTGTGGGAGCAGGACAACGCCCCCAACACACCGGCGGAGCTGGGCGGGGTGTTCGGCGCCTCCCGGCGCAGCTACCTGGGGATGTTCGAGACCCGCACGCTGACCTGGCTGGACGAGATGCACGCACTGGTCGGTCGGATGGTGCTCAACCGACAGCTCACCGCGAGCGTGGGCGCGGGGCTGCAGGACCGCCTCGACCGGGCCATCAGCCGCTACCAGGACGGCCACGAGGAGTCCGCGATGGGCTACCTCGGCCAGTTCGTCGCCAAGGTCGGCAACCAGGTGCGCGGCTTCTCCGCGTCCAAGGCCATGCTGCTCAGCAACGCCGACATGATCATGGGCTGGCTGCAGGAGTCCGAGGACCGGGAGCTTGGGGGCTAG
- a CDS encoding PQQ-dependent sugar dehydrogenase, which yields MPLAVALPAAALVAAVAPVASAADPDPLDPNNYEKITITKDTGEPIDMAVMSDSRILHTARNGDVRLTDPSTGVTRIINKIDVYGNSEDGLQTVALDPNFATNKWVYLYYAPRVMSGTAQNGAPYPTTTPAGSAPNDRPAGADNSYWNQWLGYNQLSRFKWNDATQALDLTTEQVIIKVEQQRGQCCHVAGDIDWDAAGNLYLSTGDNTPASAPGASGMAPNISTPTSNPGHDDRRGAGNTNDLRGKILRIKVAEDGSYTVPAGNLFAPGTARTRPEIFVMGLRNPFRMEVDEKTNTVSWGDYGPDSGTAIANRGPMGYVEWQITSLDTPLNGGWPYCHGPNANYNEYNYATNTPGEFFDCAAGAKNNSPLNTGLPTVPPATAPQLWYGDRDTDQPWPELTAFRTPDSSGQAPMGGPIYHYDAANPSQTKFPAHWDNKAFMAEFSQDYVAALTVDYASPAKTVTKLENFFPNGKVTSTASPRWDNVMDMEFGPDGSLYVLEYGDGFFRQNPDAGLYRVDWAPGNKTPQAQFTATPSSSSSAPLTVAFDAGRSLDPEGAALTYEWDFNNDGVFDATGVTASYTYNTLGAYTARLRVADASGKTAVTSRRVSVGNQAPTISVSTPNGGFFNWGKAVPWSVTTNDAEEGTNTVCSRVSVIYGLGHNTHAHPLTTATGCAGAWATPADAPEHGPTENIYGVMLFTYTDAGANGVPAASGEAEVILNDKNQQAEWFDAQSGVQVTADANAAGFNKVTSFDAGDFIGWDPVNFSGITGAQVKGSGQGTLAFRWGSVDAAPFATAAFGAGEGWKTVNLALTGTSLPTGSGKLFVTSTGGVDVDQIEFLGNGLNDVTAPTVTATTSPAANGANGWWTSGNVTVTIAATDNGAVASRQYRTVTAANQCTAAGATWTNVPNNGNVVISAEGTTFVCYRATDNGGNVSAVGNVQVRIDRTAPTGTLPGVVNGSIANSAYLVPSATDTGGSGFLSVSGVTVDGKSYGAAQPIDLSALSLGAHTIVFTVKDVAGNTKVETLAFTTTVSFDSIDALIGRYAAAKTISASAAASLRDRLEAAETRAERGQLSSAISYLEQFIKRADSQVKQKAAHDVLVRDARALIASLEG from the coding sequence GTGCCCCTGGCGGTCGCCCTTCCGGCGGCAGCCCTGGTGGCCGCGGTGGCGCCCGTGGCTTCGGCCGCGGACCCGGACCCGTTGGACCCGAACAACTACGAGAAGATCACGATCACCAAGGACACCGGCGAGCCGATCGACATGGCCGTCATGTCCGACTCGCGCATCCTGCACACCGCGCGCAACGGTGATGTGCGGCTGACGGACCCGTCCACCGGCGTGACGCGGATCATCAACAAGATCGACGTCTACGGCAACTCCGAGGACGGCCTGCAGACGGTCGCCCTGGACCCCAACTTCGCCACGAACAAGTGGGTCTACCTCTACTACGCACCGCGCGTGATGAGCGGGACGGCGCAGAACGGCGCGCCGTACCCGACGACGACGCCGGCGGGGAGCGCTCCCAACGACCGTCCCGCGGGCGCGGACAACTCGTACTGGAACCAGTGGCTCGGCTACAACCAGCTGTCGCGGTTCAAGTGGAACGACGCCACCCAGGCCCTCGACCTGACGACCGAGCAGGTCATCATCAAGGTCGAGCAGCAGCGCGGGCAGTGCTGCCACGTCGCCGGCGACATCGACTGGGACGCCGCGGGCAACCTCTACCTCTCCACCGGTGACAACACCCCCGCCAGCGCTCCGGGCGCCAGCGGCATGGCGCCGAACATCTCGACCCCGACGAGCAACCCGGGTCACGACGACCGGCGCGGCGCGGGCAACACCAACGACCTGCGCGGCAAGATCCTGCGCATCAAGGTCGCCGAGGACGGCAGCTACACCGTCCCCGCCGGCAACCTCTTCGCGCCCGGCACCGCCAGGACCCGTCCCGAGATCTTCGTGATGGGCCTGCGCAACCCGTTCCGCATGGAGGTCGACGAGAAGACCAACACGGTCTCCTGGGGCGACTACGGGCCCGACTCGGGCACCGCCATCGCGAACCGTGGCCCGATGGGCTACGTCGAGTGGCAGATCACCTCGCTGGACACGCCGCTCAACGGCGGCTGGCCGTACTGCCACGGCCCGAACGCGAACTACAACGAGTACAACTACGCGACGAACACCCCCGGTGAGTTCTTCGACTGCGCCGCCGGCGCCAAGAACAACTCGCCGCTGAACACCGGCCTCCCGACGGTGCCGCCGGCCACCGCGCCGCAGCTGTGGTACGGCGACCGCGACACCGACCAGCCGTGGCCCGAGCTCACCGCCTTCCGTACGCCGGACTCCTCCGGCCAGGCGCCGATGGGCGGCCCGATCTACCACTACGACGCGGCCAACCCGTCGCAGACGAAGTTCCCGGCCCACTGGGACAACAAGGCCTTCATGGCCGAGTTCTCCCAGGACTACGTCGCCGCGCTGACGGTCGACTACGCCAGCCCGGCGAAGACCGTCACCAAGCTGGAGAACTTCTTCCCGAACGGCAAGGTCACCTCCACCGCGTCCCCGCGCTGGGACAACGTGATGGACATGGAGTTCGGCCCCGACGGCTCGCTCTACGTCCTCGAGTACGGCGACGGCTTCTTCCGCCAGAACCCCGACGCCGGCCTCTACCGCGTCGACTGGGCGCCGGGCAACAAGACGCCGCAGGCCCAGTTCACCGCCACGCCGAGCTCCAGCAGCTCCGCTCCGCTGACGGTCGCCTTCGACGCGGGCCGCTCGCTCGACCCGGAGGGCGCCGCCCTCACCTACGAGTGGGACTTCAACAACGACGGCGTCTTCGACGCCACCGGCGTGACCGCGTCGTACACGTACAACACCCTCGGCGCGTACACCGCCCGACTCCGGGTGGCCGACGCGTCGGGCAAGACCGCCGTCACCTCGCGCCGCGTCTCGGTCGGCAACCAGGCCCCGACGATCTCGGTCTCGACGCCGAACGGCGGGTTCTTCAACTGGGGCAAGGCCGTCCCGTGGTCGGTCACGACGAACGACGCCGAAGAGGGCACCAACACGGTGTGCTCGCGCGTGTCGGTCATCTACGGCCTCGGCCACAACACGCACGCCCACCCGCTGACCACGGCGACCGGCTGCGCCGGCGCCTGGGCGACCCCGGCCGACGCTCCCGAGCACGGCCCGACGGAGAACATCTACGGCGTCATGCTCTTCACCTACACCGACGCGGGCGCCAACGGCGTCCCGGCGGCGTCCGGTGAGGCCGAGGTCATCCTCAACGACAAGAACCAGCAGGCCGAGTGGTTCGACGCGCAGTCCGGCGTCCAGGTCACGGCGGACGCCAACGCGGCCGGCTTCAACAAGGTCACCTCCTTCGACGCCGGTGACTTCATCGGCTGGGACCCGGTGAACTTCTCCGGCATCACCGGCGCGCAGGTCAAGGGCTCCGGCCAGGGCACGCTCGCGTTCCGCTGGGGCTCGGTGGACGCGGCTCCGTTCGCGACCGCCGCGTTCGGGGCGGGTGAGGGCTGGAAGACGGTCAACCTCGCGCTCACCGGCACCTCGCTGCCGACCGGCTCGGGCAAGCTCTTCGTCACCTCGACCGGCGGCGTGGACGTCGACCAGATCGAGTTCCTCGGCAACGGCCTCAACGACGTCACGGCCCCGACGGTCACGGCGACCACCTCGCCCGCGGCCAACGGCGCCAACGGCTGGTGGACCTCCGGCAACGTCACGGTCACCATCGCGGCCACCGACAACGGCGCCGTCGCGTCGCGTCAGTACCGCACCGTCACCGCCGCCAACCAGTGCACGGCTGCCGGCGCCACGTGGACCAACGTCCCGAACAACGGCAACGTCGTCATCAGCGCCGAGGGCACGACCTTCGTCTGCTACCGGGCGACCGACAACGGCGGCAACGTCTCCGCCGTCGGCAACGTCCAGGTCCGCATCGACCGCACCGCGCCGACGGGCACGCTGCCCGGCGTCGTCAACGGCTCGATCGCGAACTCGGCCTACCTGGTGCCCAGCGCCACCGACACCGGCGGCTCCGGCTTCCTCAGCGTCTCCGGCGTCACCGTGGACGGCAAGAGCTACGGCGCGGCCCAGCCGATCGACCTGTCGGCCCTGTCCCTCGGTGCTCACACGATCGTGTTCACCGTCAAGGACGTGGCCGGCAACACCAAGGTCGAGACGCTAGCGTTCACGACCACGGTCTCCTTCGACAGCATCGACGCCCTGATCGGGCGCTACGCGGCTGCTAAGACGATCTCGGCGAGCGCGGCGGCCAGCCTGCGCGACCGGCTCGAGGCCGCGGAGACCCGCGCCGAGCGTGGCCAGCTCTCCTCGGCGATCAGCTACCTCGAGCAGTTCATCAAGCGGGCCGACAGCCAGGTCAAGCAGAAGGCTGCGCACGACGTCCTCGTCCGCGACGCCCGGGCGCTCATCGCGTCCCTCGAGGGCTGA
- a CDS encoding LysR family transcriptional regulator, which yields MSSRNPADAARSPLSPAPPSSPGAGSSWDVSRLTPNRLRVYVTVVERQSIRAAARELALSEVAVRQNLSELTDVTGGTSLLSRGGQDGRLVVPTVHGRRVYAAAGAILAQAEALARLGSSLHVLAFHPQHAGLVAPAWRAAGMPENVELLLLAEDEGGRRPGEERALRQVEDGLLDIVVGSPARVADNPGLRTERLFTARLEALLPPGDDAVSVEVAALAGRRLLLPPWGVRGRQILETAFAERGSVTPHVVLESADEGALEEFARHGAGTVVLGSDMTAPFARLAEREGFRWAPVVDGGSELGYPVSVTTRTEAGPVVDALRRRLHEAAAQLRCARRSDG from the coding sequence GTGAGCTCGAGGAACCCCGCGGACGCGGCACGCTCGCCCCTCTCGCCGGCTCCGCCCAGCTCACCTGGTGCCGGGAGCTCCTGGGACGTCTCCCGCCTCACCCCCAACCGCCTCCGCGTCTACGTGACGGTGGTGGAGCGGCAGTCGATCCGGGCGGCCGCGCGCGAGCTGGCGCTCAGCGAGGTGGCCGTGCGGCAGAACCTCTCCGAGCTCACGGACGTCACGGGCGGCACCTCGCTGCTGAGCCGTGGCGGGCAGGACGGCCGCCTGGTGGTCCCCACCGTGCACGGCCGCCGCGTGTACGCCGCGGCCGGCGCGATCCTCGCCCAGGCCGAGGCGTTGGCCCGGCTGGGCAGCTCGCTCCACGTCCTCGCGTTCCATCCCCAGCACGCGGGCCTGGTCGCGCCTGCCTGGCGGGCCGCCGGCATGCCCGAGAACGTCGAGCTGCTGCTGCTCGCCGAGGACGAGGGCGGTCGACGGCCGGGCGAGGAGCGAGCCCTGCGGCAGGTCGAGGACGGGCTCCTGGACATCGTCGTCGGCTCGCCGGCGCGCGTTGCGGACAACCCCGGGCTGCGGACGGAGCGGCTGTTCACGGCCCGCCTGGAGGCGCTGCTGCCGCCGGGTGACGACGCTGTCAGCGTCGAGGTCGCGGCATTGGCCGGCCGCCGGCTCCTGCTGCCCCCATGGGGCGTCCGGGGAAGGCAAATACTTGAAACAGCATTCGCTGAACGAGGCAGCGTAACTCCGCACGTCGTGCTCGAGTCCGCCGACGAAGGCGCGCTGGAGGAGTTCGCACGGCACGGTGCGGGCACGGTGGTGCTCGGCTCGGACATGACCGCGCCGTTCGCCCGCCTCGCCGAGCGGGAGGGCTTCCGCTGGGCGCCCGTCGTCGACGGCGGGAGCGAGCTCGGCTACCCGGTGTCGGTCACGACCAGGACGGAGGCGGGGCCGGTCGTCGACGCTCTGCGCCGACGGCTGCACGAGGCGGCAGCACAGCTGCGGTGCGCCCGGCGCTCGGACGGCTGA
- the nhaA gene encoding Na+/H+ antiporter NhaA has translation MAQSHSSRRLLGRGSWPEASRIAEILRKETIGGALLLAGAALALVWANSPWSEAYEDLRDTRVGPSSLHLDLSLGTWAADGLLAIFFFVAGLELKREFVAGDLRDPRRAAVPVAAAVGGVLVPALIYTVVAAGAGDGAAKGWAIPTATDIAFALAVLAVIGRHLPSALRTFLLTLAVVDDLIAITIIALFYTSDLEVGPLLLALVPLAAFTLLVQRRVRSWWLLLPLAAVTWVLVHESGVHATVAGVLLGFAVPVVRSAQAGGPEAGPGLAEHFEHRFRPLSAGVAVPVFAFFAAGVTVGGLSGLGDSLSDRVALGIVLGLVVGKTVGITLATWLVARFTRADLDSELSWLDVVGLAILGGIGFTVSLLIGELAFGLGSERDEHVKVAVLTGSLLAAAIAAVVLRLRSRAHASICAAEEVDADADGVPDVYQSTER, from the coding sequence GTGGCCCAGTCGCACTCGTCCCGTCGCCTGCTCGGCCGTGGCTCCTGGCCCGAGGCGTCCCGCATCGCCGAGATCCTGCGCAAGGAGACCATCGGCGGCGCGCTCCTGCTGGCCGGCGCCGCGCTCGCCCTGGTCTGGGCCAACTCCCCTTGGTCCGAGGCGTACGAGGACCTGCGCGACACCAGGGTCGGCCCGTCCTCGCTCCACCTGGACCTGAGCCTGGGGACCTGGGCGGCCGACGGCCTGCTGGCCATCTTCTTCTTCGTCGCGGGCCTCGAGCTCAAGCGCGAGTTCGTCGCCGGTGACCTGCGCGACCCGCGGCGGGCCGCGGTCCCGGTCGCCGCCGCGGTCGGCGGCGTGCTCGTCCCAGCGCTCATCTACACCGTGGTCGCGGCGGGCGCCGGCGACGGCGCGGCCAAGGGCTGGGCGATCCCGACGGCGACGGACATCGCGTTCGCGCTCGCCGTGCTCGCCGTCATCGGCCGTCACCTGCCGTCGGCGCTGCGCACGTTCCTGCTGACGCTCGCGGTGGTCGACGACCTGATCGCCATCACGATCATCGCGCTCTTCTACACCTCCGACCTCGAGGTCGGCCCGCTGCTGCTGGCTCTCGTGCCGCTGGCCGCGTTCACCCTGCTCGTGCAGCGTCGGGTCCGCTCCTGGTGGCTGCTGCTGCCGCTCGCGGCGGTCACCTGGGTCCTGGTACACGAGTCCGGGGTGCACGCGACCGTGGCCGGGGTGCTCCTCGGCTTCGCCGTGCCGGTCGTCCGCAGCGCGCAGGCGGGCGGGCCGGAGGCCGGGCCGGGGCTGGCCGAGCACTTCGAGCACCGGTTCCGCCCGTTGTCCGCGGGCGTCGCCGTCCCCGTGTTCGCCTTCTTCGCGGCCGGCGTGACGGTCGGGGGCCTGTCGGGGCTCGGCGACTCCCTCAGCGACCGGGTCGCGCTCGGCATCGTGCTCGGCCTGGTCGTCGGCAAGACGGTCGGCATCACGCTCGCCACCTGGCTGGTCGCGCGGTTCACCCGCGCCGACCTGGACTCCGAGCTCTCCTGGCTCGACGTCGTCGGGCTGGCGATCCTCGGGGGCATCGGCTTCACGGTGTCGCTGCTCATCGGGGAGCTGGCGTTCGGGCTCGGCAGCGAGCGCGACGAGCACGTCAAGGTGGCGGTCCTGACCGGCTCCCTGCTCGCCGCGGCGATCGCGGCCGTCGTGCTGCGGCTGCGCAGCCGCGCGCACGCGTCCATCTGCGCCGCGGAGGAGGTCGACGCCGACGCCGACGGTGTGCCGGACGTCTACCAGTCGACCGAGCGCTGA
- the trxA gene encoding thioredoxin: protein MSTVDLTAQTFESTVSESDIVLVDFWASWCGPCRSFAPVYEKASEKHQDIVFGKIDTEAEQALAGAAQITSIPTLMAFREGVLVFRQPGALPAPALEQVIDAVRALDMDDVRQQIAAQQG from the coding sequence ATGAGCACGGTCGACCTGACCGCCCAGACCTTCGAGTCCACCGTGAGCGAGTCGGACATCGTGCTCGTGGACTTCTGGGCCAGCTGGTGCGGCCCCTGCCGCTCGTTCGCCCCGGTGTACGAGAAGGCGTCGGAGAAGCACCAGGACATCGTGTTCGGCAAGATCGACACCGAGGCCGAGCAGGCGCTGGCCGGCGCCGCTCAGATCACCTCGATCCCGACGCTGATGGCGTTCCGCGAGGGCGTGCTGGTCTTCCGTCAGCCGGGTGCGCTGCCGGCGCCGGCGCTCGAGCAGGTGATCGATGCGGTGCGCGCGCTCGACATGGACGACGTCCGTCAGCAGATCGCCGCGCAGCAGGGCTGA